A region of Synergistaceae bacterium DNA encodes the following proteins:
- a CDS encoding cytidine/deoxycytidylate deaminase family protein: MPQELKKLKDTRPDWDTYFIAIAMMAATRSTCLRRQVGAVIVQNRQIISTGYNGAPSRTAHCMEVGCLREILDVPSGERQEMCRGSHAESNAIAQAARMGIATDGGALYCTCEPCSLCTKVILNAGIARVVYMESYPDKLAVELRKETQVVFEPFPQDKAEAAREWMKQSVFRFKK; the protein is encoded by the coding sequence ATGCCGCAAGAATTGAAAAAATTGAAAGACACCAGGCCGGACTGGGATACCTATTTCATCGCGATCGCGATGATGGCCGCGACGAGGAGCACGTGCCTTCGCCGACAGGTAGGAGCAGTGATCGTTCAGAATCGGCAGATCATCAGCACGGGCTACAACGGAGCGCCTTCGAGAACGGCTCACTGTATGGAGGTCGGCTGTTTGAGAGAGATATTAGATGTGCCGTCGGGGGAGCGACAGGAGATGTGCCGGGGCTCTCACGCGGAGTCCAACGCCATTGCTCAGGCGGCGCGTATGGGTATCGCCACGGACGGAGGGGCGCTTTATTGCACCTGTGAACCCTGCTCTCTCTGCACCAAGGTGATTTTAAACGCGGGGATCGCGAGGGTCGTCTATATGGAGTCCTACCCCGACAAACTGGCGGTAGAGCTGAGGAAGGAGACTCAGGTTGTTTTCGAACCCTTTCCTCAGGACAAAGCGGAGGCAGCGCGAGAATGGATGAAGCAATCGGTCTTTAGGTTCAAAAAATAG
- a CDS encoding MerR family DNA-binding transcriptional regulator, with translation MNRLLNIGEASETLGVSITMLRRWEKIGRIKAEYIVGGHHVDVDSA, from the coding sequence ATGAATAGATTGTTAAACATAGGTGAAGCATCTGAAACATTAGGGGTTTCAATCACAATGCTACGGCGTTGGGAAAAAATCGGGCGAATTAAAGCAGAATACATAGTAGGCGGCCATCATGTTGATGTTGATAGCGCATAG
- the galE gene encoding UDP-glucose 4-epimerase GalE → MSVLVTGGAGYIGSVTVEALLATGEDVVVLDDLSDGHREALSAGVPFYEGDVADVALLEKITAAHRPTQVIHFAGFISVSESVADPLRYFENNTAKVVRMLSALREQGVKNVVFSSTAAVYGEPEYTPIDEEHPQKPTNPYGLSKLFVERVLDCLDAAHGITHVALRYFNASGSTKHKGEAHHPESHLIPLVLQVPLGQRTHVDIYGTDYPTPDGTCVRDYIHVADLAEAHVKALRYLKEGGASQKINLGNGRGFSVKEVIAAAEKVTTTKIPVQEKLRRSGDPSILVASAEKARKILDWTPLFQLEDIVQSAWYWHKANPNGYARH, encoded by the coding sequence ATGAGCGTATTGGTTACGGGCGGAGCCGGGTATATTGGTAGCGTCACAGTAGAGGCTTTGCTCGCGACGGGAGAGGACGTGGTCGTCCTGGATGACCTCAGCGACGGGCATAGGGAGGCTTTGAGTGCTGGTGTTCCCTTTTACGAGGGAGACGTGGCGGACGTCGCTCTTCTGGAAAAAATTACGGCTGCCCACAGACCGACGCAGGTGATCCATTTCGCTGGCTTCATCTCTGTCTCGGAGTCCGTGGCGGATCCTCTCCGGTACTTCGAGAACAACACGGCCAAGGTAGTGCGGATGCTCTCGGCTCTTCGGGAGCAAGGCGTGAAAAACGTGGTTTTTTCCTCGACAGCCGCTGTCTATGGAGAGCCGGAATACACGCCCATCGACGAGGAGCACCCCCAAAAACCCACGAACCCTTACGGGCTTTCCAAACTTTTTGTGGAACGCGTTTTGGACTGCCTCGACGCGGCCCATGGCATAACGCACGTGGCGTTGCGCTATTTCAACGCGTCAGGATCCACGAAACACAAGGGCGAGGCCCACCACCCCGAAAGCCACTTGATCCCCCTAGTGCTCCAAGTCCCCCTGGGACAACGGACTCATGTTGATATCTATGGCACCGATTACCCCACGCCGGATGGAACCTGCGTCCGGGATTACATTCACGTGGCCGACCTGGCGGAAGCTCACGTGAAGGCTCTACGCTATTTGAAAGAAGGCGGGGCTAGCCAGAAGATCAACCTTGGAAATGGTCGGGGCTTTTCCGTGAAGGAGGTAATTGCCGCGGCGGAAAAAGTTACGACGACGAAAATCCCCGTTCAGGAGAAACTGCGTCGGAGCGGTGATCCCTCGATTTTGGTCGCCAGTGCGGAGAAAGCGCGCAAGATCCTGGACTGGACACCTCTATTCCAACTCGAAGATATCGTACAATCTGCCTGGTACTGGCACAAAGCCAATCCCAACGGTTATGCTAGGCATTAA
- a CDS encoding biotin--[acetyl-CoA-carboxylase] ligase, with translation MNNLDFFSGQAEVTVEYHESTPSTQLRARELAREGKLKAIVVAKEQTAARGRLARRWEAPKGSGLYFSILFRPELPPATAHLVNVAAALSVAEAVRSLLGLELRLKWPNDLLLPQASPAEDEGDKKVCGILSESATRNGVIDYCVTGIGLNLYKPPSFPAEVATRAGWLRQTERERIDETELLARIVRNFFRWVDALEREGTAPMLKIYRERCASVSRVLEVETSEETLRGLCLGIGEHGELILETPVGPRRFYVADVVHARLGSG, from the coding sequence TTGAACAATCTAGATTTCTTCAGTGGACAAGCGGAGGTGACAGTGGAATATCACGAATCTACGCCGTCCACTCAACTTCGGGCGCGAGAATTGGCCCGCGAAGGAAAGCTCAAGGCTATTGTGGTCGCGAAAGAACAGACGGCGGCTCGGGGACGCCTTGCCCGCCGCTGGGAAGCCCCTAAGGGCAGCGGGCTCTATTTTTCTATTCTCTTTCGTCCTGAGTTGCCACCCGCCACGGCGCACCTAGTGAACGTGGCGGCGGCTTTGTCTGTAGCTGAGGCCGTCAGGTCTCTTCTGGGCTTGGAGCTACGTCTCAAATGGCCTAACGACCTTCTGCTCCCCCAGGCCAGTCCGGCTGAGGACGAAGGGGATAAAAAAGTCTGCGGCATTCTGTCGGAGTCAGCGACCCGAAACGGCGTGATCGACTATTGCGTCACGGGGATAGGGCTTAACCTCTACAAGCCTCCCTCTTTTCCCGCGGAGGTAGCGACGCGAGCGGGTTGGTTGCGCCAAACAGAAAGGGAAAGAATAGACGAAACGGAACTTTTGGCGCGGATCGTCAGGAATTTTTTTCGATGGGTAGACGCCTTGGAGCGGGAGGGAACGGCTCCCATGCTGAAAATCTATCGGGAGCGATGTGCCTCCGTGAGTCGGGTTCTGGAGGTGGAGACTAGCGAGGAAACCTTGAGGGGACTTTGCCTGGGCATTGGGGAGCATGGCGAGCTGATCTTGGAGACACCGGTCGGACCAAGGCGATTTTACGTGGCCGATGTGGTCCATGCCCGCCTGGGCTCTGGATAA
- a CDS encoding transposase: MTLAVLSTGECVVGPKAHKVLLQRLRHASRDFCGKICSCCGEKLGELPLSVREWTCPQCGARHDGDVNAAVKLRNYAVSSMVSAWCQPGVSLWRGKLWPSSRDGREMVAR, from the coding sequence ATGACACTGGCGGTGCTCTCGACGGGAGAATGCGTAGTTGGACCGAAGGCGCATAAGGTGTTACTGCAACGCTTGCGGCACGCTTCTCGTGATTTTTGTGGCAAGATATGCTCGTGCTGCGGAGAAAAGCTAGGAGAGTTGCCGCTATCGGTTCGGGAATGGACGTGTCCGCAATGTGGCGCACGTCATGATGGTGACGTAAACGCCGCAGTCAAATTAAGAAATTACGCCGTGAGTTCCATGGTGTCAGCCTGGTGTCAGCCTGGTGTCAGTCTGTGGAGAGGAAAGCTCTGGCCGTCGTCGCGAGATGGTCGCGAGATGGTCGCGAGATGA
- a CDS encoding response regulator transcription factor, whose product MIDDDVELCALLGDYFQMEGFGFSYAHSGNKGLEILADGEYGIIVLDVMLPGRSGFEILKEIRNTSPIPVIMLTAKGDPLDRIVGLETGADDYICKPFDTRELSARIRAVLRRGSLSEMTSEDILRVEDLEMDLRSRSVRIGRRGISLTNVEFRLLEALLSCTGKKISLEQLSISVLGHSHSPFDRSLSVHISRLRHKIGLYPCGSERIKTLRGEGFIYVFSEKET is encoded by the coding sequence ATGATCGACGACGACGTGGAACTCTGCGCGTTGCTCGGAGATTATTTTCAAATGGAAGGTTTTGGGTTCTCATACGCACATTCTGGAAATAAAGGGCTTGAGATACTGGCCGATGGGGAGTATGGCATTATTGTCCTGGACGTCATGTTGCCGGGCCGCAGTGGTTTCGAGATCCTGAAAGAAATCAGGAATACCTCGCCAATACCGGTGATCATGCTGACGGCCAAAGGAGATCCGCTGGACAGAATAGTGGGGCTCGAAACAGGAGCGGATGATTACATCTGCAAGCCGTTCGATACGCGGGAGCTTTCGGCCAGGATCAGGGCCGTGCTCCGTCGTGGCAGTCTATCCGAAATGACCTCAGAGGATATCCTGCGAGTAGAAGACCTCGAAATGGATCTTCGGTCCCGTTCCGTCAGAATTGGACGGCGCGGTATTTCACTCACGAACGTCGAGTTCAGGTTGCTCGAAGCTCTACTTTCGTGCACGGGTAAAAAAATATCCTTGGAACAGTTGTCCATCAGTGTTCTGGGACATTCTCACTCTCCGTTTGACAGGAGCCTGAGTGTACATATAAGCCGGTTGAGGCACAAAATTGGTCTTTATCCCTGTGGAAGTGAACGCATCAAAACATTAAGAGGCGAGGGATTCATCTACGTTTTCTCCGAAAAAGAGACGTGA
- a CDS encoding sodium:solute symporter family protein gives MLTWVDNIVIVMAVAGVLAVGYYFSKSVTDMESYYLANRSLPWSLVVGTLMASWYGGVGVIGTIGYASVFGLASWFLWSIGAHAVRFPLALWVGPKVHVRTDVTIPDVIQNTYGKFAAVIASIFLFVYCSQIGEITATGFVGEAAWGINKVVVGVIVVIITIALTCLGGLMGVAVTDMIFFLFMVVSVCLVFPQIFHSVGGLEGIRAATADNPAFMHPVAGMAPTKAIMLVILCINVYADPTFYQRFSASNSAKTGRRAMLTCFCLWMGFDIVTMVAGIIVHVARPDAQPELAYIQMILEYLPVGIRALFIIGLFGAIISTLDSYYLIGGTTLAKDLYARVFAENSISDKRLINLSRIGSCILGGIGVVFAYRFKLVYDALAFMSSLWMSTVFVAVLGALMYKGKKTPAGGVLSMLVGCLSFAYLQYYPITISESVGILEPLLVALPLSLIAYVIGNKIGSDINADNMKIQG, from the coding sequence GTGTTAACCTGGGTCGACAACATCGTCATTGTTATGGCTGTTGCGGGTGTGCTTGCCGTTGGATATTATTTTTCCAAGTCGGTAACGGATATGGAAAGCTATTATCTGGCCAATAGAAGTTTACCCTGGTCCCTCGTGGTGGGAACTTTGATGGCTTCGTGGTACGGCGGGGTCGGGGTCATCGGAACCATCGGATACGCGTCCGTCTTTGGGCTGGCGTCATGGTTCCTCTGGTCCATCGGCGCGCACGCGGTGCGTTTCCCTCTGGCCTTATGGGTTGGGCCAAAGGTTCATGTTCGTACGGACGTCACCATTCCTGATGTTATACAGAATACATACGGAAAATTCGCCGCCGTCATCGCTTCGATCTTTCTGTTTGTCTACTGTTCTCAAATTGGGGAGATCACCGCGACGGGATTCGTGGGGGAGGCCGCCTGGGGCATCAACAAGGTGGTGGTCGGCGTCATCGTCGTCATCATCACTATCGCGCTCACGTGCCTTGGTGGACTGATGGGTGTCGCCGTCACCGATATGATCTTTTTCCTGTTCATGGTCGTCAGTGTATGTTTGGTTTTTCCCCAAATTTTCCACAGCGTTGGCGGTCTGGAGGGCATCCGCGCCGCGACCGCCGACAACCCGGCTTTCATGCATCCCGTCGCCGGAATGGCTCCCACGAAGGCCATCATGTTGGTCATTCTGTGCATCAACGTCTATGCCGACCCAACGTTTTACCAGCGCTTCTCGGCAAGCAACTCCGCAAAGACGGGACGCCGCGCCATGCTCACTTGTTTTTGCCTGTGGATGGGCTTTGACATTGTGACGATGGTTGCCGGCATTATCGTGCACGTGGCCAGGCCGGACGCGCAACCCGAACTCGCGTACATTCAGATGATCTTGGAATATCTGCCTGTTGGAATAAGGGCCCTTTTCATCATAGGACTTTTCGGCGCCATCATCTCGACCTTGGACAGCTACTACCTTATCGGAGGAACGACTCTCGCGAAGGATCTTTATGCGCGCGTTTTCGCCGAGAATTCCATATCCGACAAACGCCTCATCAACTTGAGCCGCATCGGTTCTTGCATACTGGGGGGCATCGGCGTCGTATTCGCGTACCGTTTCAAACTCGTTTACGATGCCCTCGCGTTCATGTCCAGCCTCTGGATGTCCACCGTTTTCGTCGCCGTGCTGGGGGCTCTGATGTATAAGGGCAAAAAGACGCCAGCGGGGGGCGTCCTTTCGATGCTGGTTGGTTGTTTGTCCTTTGCGTACTTGCAATATTATCCCATCACTATCTCGGAGAGCGTCGGTATATTGGAACCGCTGTTGGTGGCGTTGCCGCTGTCATTGATAGCGTATGTGATCGGCAATAAAATTGGCTCGGACATCAACGCCGACAATATGAAAATTCAAGGCTAG
- a CDS encoding HDIG domain-containing protein, with protein sequence MIPTREEALALLKQHNNDESHIKHALAVEGTMRHFARKLGGDEDLWGVVGILHDIDWEKTMSKPSRHCNLAPELLRQAEIEESVIHAVQSHGYGICTDVKPENDMEKVLFTIDELTGLVITAGLVRPSRSLSDLEVKSVKKKWKDKAFARGVDREVIQKGAEMMGMPLEEVIENTILAMRPIEKEIGLG encoded by the coding sequence ATGATACCGACGAGGGAAGAAGCATTAGCATTGCTTAAGCAACACAATAACGACGAAAGCCACATCAAACACGCTTTAGCGGTGGAGGGTACGATGCGCCATTTCGCGCGGAAATTAGGCGGCGACGAGGACCTTTGGGGCGTTGTGGGCATTCTCCACGACATCGATTGGGAAAAGACGATGAGCAAGCCGTCGCGCCACTGCAATCTGGCGCCCGAACTGCTACGTCAAGCCGAAATCGAGGAAAGCGTCATTCACGCCGTCCAATCTCACGGCTACGGTATATGCACCGACGTGAAGCCGGAGAACGACATGGAAAAGGTGTTGTTCACCATCGACGAACTCACGGGACTGGTCATCACCGCGGGGCTGGTGCGCCCATCTCGTTCTCTGTCGGATCTAGAGGTTAAATCCGTGAAGAAAAAATGGAAAGACAAAGCCTTCGCCCGGGGCGTGGACAGAGAGGTCATCCAGAAGGGCGCGGAGATGATGGGTATGCCCCTGGAGGAAGTTATCGAAAACACCATTCTAGCTATGCGCCCCATCGAGAAGGAAATCGGGTTGGGGTAA
- a CDS encoding HU family DNA-binding protein yields the protein MTKTDLIDKVAESAGITKKDAGAAVGAVFDVITNALALGDKVQLIGFGSFEVRLRSAREGHDPQDPKKIIHIPEKKVPVFKAGKVLKDSVV from the coding sequence ATGACGAAAACAGACCTGATTGACAAGGTCGCGGAATCCGCAGGAATCACGAAAAAAGACGCGGGCGCTGCCGTGGGGGCGGTGTTCGATGTGATCACCAATGCTCTTGCCCTAGGAGACAAAGTTCAACTTATAGGGTTTGGCTCTTTCGAGGTTCGCCTGCGCTCTGCGCGGGAAGGACATGATCCTCAGGACCCGAAGAAGATCATTCACATTCCAGAGAAGAAAGTTCCCGTTTTCAAAGCGGGTAAGGTTTTGAAGGACAGTGTTGTTTAA
- the fliD gene encoding flagellar filament capping protein FliD, with protein MAMSITGIVSGIDWDSMVSELLEKVKQPAYVILDKRDRLERTKTLWEELQVSMQALQSALSPLKLVSTFKAKEVEIERLDRNTSYKGVLTATVNADAAINIHELEVVQLAKAQVNRSNQFSSVTSQFGNILGSSSSYFYINAGGHKVRIDVASTDTLTSLTDKINTQLKTQSSPVGVTASVVDNKLVLKSDNTGLGDTTHTATITRSVNSYDTVFFSTSSDNTDSTYDPPTYTLDMELGGGFGEGRITIMGADGTTYTSGVDFDVVGGDSVRWRILDPVVPPPGALYYDTYTAYAGDTFSMTATRSSDGNVDSLVLPFTPKSGGEVNVEFGGNTYSSTDANPVFQVTSDGSIHWLDTNKPVDGESYKVTYIAAGDESVTLEITRNNKDELSVNYADIVGGTTTIQQSGSRVWREGIDFDIVQDINGKAVVQWYTGGAGDAPEPNSSYDITLYKIDGTTDTISVTRNAEDTFSLPHNGTFETDPHGMHKITYNGLTFDYSTSSVIDAWSYDAKLDSSNQNLVITWAAPNPASMNPPSPGMHSKTPAYGSTYTVEYTYGANTFFLSDDGNGTLAAFGLDNMDADHYTAAQDALLVLNGETVSRSSNFIGEGYGNELITGMTLQLKGVGQVSLDVSQDAESAVTALQNCVTAYNDILDWINVRMTEKALDDTAKATVDSDDFRMNWGLLKGNSLLRTTKNSMRLLTSQVYAALFTERVSRNAIFGTMLQNGVLRAENFTISAGDRTLSVTVDPSDTLSMVAAKINNPQLDGQNNPLFYDANGEAYSIPLAKAEVENNKLVIRGDGQVSLGGSTSMLSSLGLNYEYSTLSQIGIKLASTGTVSDEGKSGELNFDTSTFMAALENNADDVSALVTSFATQMQTFVDNMIKSSQKEVASGFTTAQGSVVREMNAIDTEIASIDEYLEKFEARLQAKQASLQAQFAAAEVSLSTLVQQASWLETVTAQLQSSS; from the coding sequence ATGGCCATGTCCATTACGGGCATTGTGTCCGGCATAGACTGGGACAGTATGGTGTCAGAATTGCTCGAGAAAGTGAAACAGCCTGCTTATGTAATCTTGGATAAGCGGGACAGACTTGAGCGGACGAAAACCCTTTGGGAGGAACTCCAGGTCTCCATGCAAGCTCTGCAAAGCGCCCTGTCGCCCTTGAAGTTAGTCTCCACCTTCAAGGCGAAGGAGGTTGAAATCGAGAGGCTCGACCGCAACACCTCGTATAAGGGAGTTTTGACTGCGACCGTCAACGCGGATGCTGCGATCAACATCCACGAACTGGAGGTTGTGCAGTTGGCTAAAGCCCAAGTCAACCGTTCTAACCAGTTTTCGTCCGTCACGAGCCAATTCGGCAATATTTTGGGATCAAGCAGTTCTTATTTCTACATAAACGCCGGCGGGCACAAAGTACGTATTGACGTAGCCTCGACGGATACGCTGACTTCCCTCACGGACAAGATCAACACGCAGCTCAAGACCCAGAGTTCCCCCGTCGGAGTAACGGCGAGCGTCGTGGATAACAAGCTCGTCCTTAAAAGCGACAACACGGGTTTGGGAGATACGACGCACACGGCGACAATAACGCGATCCGTCAACTCTTATGACACTGTGTTTTTCAGCACGAGCTCCGACAATACCGACTCCACCTATGACCCTCCTACTTACACCCTCGACATGGAACTGGGCGGCGGTTTCGGCGAAGGGAGGATCACCATTATGGGCGCAGATGGCACAACTTACACGTCGGGCGTAGATTTCGACGTTGTGGGCGGCGACTCTGTACGCTGGAGAATTTTGGATCCAGTGGTCCCCCCTCCAGGAGCCCTTTATTATGACACGTACACGGCGTATGCGGGAGACACGTTCTCGATGACGGCGACGCGTTCTTCAGATGGCAACGTGGATTCGTTGGTTTTGCCTTTCACGCCAAAGTCCGGAGGCGAGGTAAATGTCGAATTCGGAGGTAACACTTATTCCTCGACGGACGCGAATCCTGTTTTTCAAGTCACTTCCGATGGCTCGATACACTGGTTAGACACCAATAAACCGGTAGATGGAGAGAGTTACAAGGTAACCTATATCGCCGCAGGAGATGAAAGCGTTACTCTTGAGATCACACGCAATAATAAAGACGAGTTGTCAGTAAACTACGCCGATATCGTGGGAGGAACCACCACGATCCAGCAATCAGGAAGCCGGGTCTGGAGAGAAGGGATCGACTTCGACATCGTGCAGGATATCAACGGTAAGGCAGTAGTCCAGTGGTACACGGGAGGAGCCGGAGATGCCCCAGAGCCCAACAGCTCTTACGACATAACATTGTACAAAATCGACGGCACGACAGATACCATTAGCGTCACACGTAATGCTGAGGACACGTTCAGTTTGCCTCACAACGGCACGTTTGAAACCGATCCTCATGGGATGCACAAGATAACGTACAATGGCTTAACTTTCGATTATAGTACCTCATCGGTCATAGATGCCTGGTCTTATGACGCCAAACTCGACTCTTCGAATCAGAATCTCGTGATAACATGGGCAGCGCCAAATCCAGCGTCAATGAATCCCCCCTCCCCTGGAATGCATTCGAAGACTCCTGCCTACGGGAGCACGTATACCGTTGAATACACCTATGGTGCCAACACTTTTTTCCTAAGCGACGACGGTAACGGTACTCTGGCCGCGTTTGGTTTGGATAACATGGACGCAGACCATTACACGGCGGCACAAGATGCACTGCTGGTGCTAAACGGCGAGACGGTGAGTCGCTCCTCCAATTTCATAGGCGAGGGCTACGGGAATGAGCTGATCACGGGAATGACCCTGCAACTGAAGGGCGTAGGACAGGTGTCGCTTGATGTTTCGCAGGACGCGGAGAGCGCCGTCACCGCGTTGCAGAATTGTGTCACAGCCTACAACGACATTTTAGACTGGATCAACGTGCGCATGACAGAAAAAGCACTAGACGATACCGCAAAGGCCACGGTGGACAGCGACGATTTTCGTATGAACTGGGGGCTTTTGAAAGGGAACTCTCTTCTGCGCACCACGAAGAACTCCATGCGCCTACTGACGTCTCAAGTGTACGCCGCGTTGTTTACGGAGCGTGTCAGCCGTAACGCGATCTTCGGCACGATGTTGCAAAACGGAGTCCTCAGAGCGGAGAACTTTACCATTAGTGCGGGAGACCGCACCCTGAGCGTTACTGTAGATCCCAGCGACACGCTCTCGATGGTCGCGGCGAAAATCAACAACCCTCAGCTCGACGGGCAAAACAACCCGTTGTTTTACGACGCGAACGGAGAAGCCTACTCCATACCTCTTGCCAAAGCTGAGGTGGAGAACAACAAGCTGGTTATACGGGGGGACGGCCAAGTTTCCCTTGGTGGTTCGACGTCTATGTTGTCGTCGCTTGGGTTGAATTACGAATATTCGACACTCTCTCAGATCGGAATAAAGCTCGCTTCTACGGGCACTGTGTCCGATGAGGGGAAAAGTGGCGAACTCAATTTTGACACCAGTACCTTCATGGCTGCTCTGGAAAACAACGCTGACGACGTTTCGGCATTGGTAACGAGCTTTGCGACCCAAATGCAAACCTTCGTGGACAATATGATCAAGTCCTCTCAGAAAGAGGTGGCCTCCGGTTTCACCACGGCTCAAGGTTCTGTTGTGCGTGAGATGAACGCCATCGACACGGAAATCGCGTCAATCGACGAATATCTCGAAAAATTCGAAGCGAGGTTGCAGGCAAAACAGGCAAGTCTTCAGGCTCAATTCGCTGCTGCTGAGGTCAGTCTTTCCACACTCGTTCAACAGGCATCATGGCTTGAAACCGTTACGGCACAGTTGCAATCGTCCTCGTAG
- a CDS encoding helix-turn-helix domain-containing protein has translation MLIAHRIDLNPNNKQATYFARAAGCARLAYNWALAEALVELNGSGSTRRGKPTRQTQNLTRWHYGAN, from the coding sequence ATGTTGATAGCGCATAGGATAGACCTCAACCCGAACAACAAGCAAGCAACATATTTTGCCCGTGCGGCAGGTTGCGCCCGGTTGGCGTACAATTGGGCGTTGGCTGAGGCGTTGGTTGAGTTGAATGGAAGCGGCAGTACGAGGCGTGGAAAGCCGACCCGGCAAACCCAAAACCTAACCAGATGGCACTACGGCGCAAACTGA
- a CDS encoding 4Fe-4S binding protein, translating into MYEDVIEVFEVPEEGRAYVADFLSVKEIAAIRTMGRTAYLPEELQTLLSPLTANPTKLIAEAYSRAVFNKVKEDGQVKFQTANFYRRLAFFAQYEPDAWTAIPRPHREAMDAWYVKIYAEGARSRLEVVRKNPEQLPEQLIENAYFVTLDEAFDIIDKLEHDPYRVPCNCKSVAMNCEKPRNVCVLFEKGINSEWDRGHGQALTKAEAKELLRFANKNGLMQTSELRRAICNCDGCCCYPIRASRMIGARGFWPKKLYNIVWDEGRCVNCKKCTSICNFRAFIEKEGKVFFERENCWGCAICKSNCPVNAISLERAE; encoded by the coding sequence TTGTATGAGGATGTCATCGAGGTCTTTGAGGTTCCGGAGGAAGGGCGCGCGTATGTTGCCGATTTTTTGAGCGTGAAGGAAATCGCCGCTATTCGGACAATGGGCAGAACCGCTTACCTGCCTGAGGAACTCCAAACGCTTTTGAGCCCTCTGACCGCTAATCCGACGAAACTCATTGCGGAAGCGTATTCGAGAGCAGTCTTCAACAAAGTCAAAGAGGATGGTCAAGTTAAGTTTCAGACGGCGAATTTTTACAGGCGGCTAGCGTTTTTTGCTCAGTACGAGCCCGACGCGTGGACTGCCATTCCTAGGCCCCACCGCGAGGCGATGGACGCGTGGTACGTGAAGATCTACGCGGAAGGCGCGCGCTCCAGGCTGGAGGTGGTGCGAAAAAACCCGGAACAGTTGCCGGAACAGTTGATCGAAAACGCCTATTTCGTCACTTTGGACGAGGCTTTCGACATCATCGACAAGTTAGAACACGACCCTTACAGAGTTCCATGTAACTGCAAGAGCGTGGCCATGAACTGCGAGAAACCCAGAAACGTTTGCGTCCTTTTCGAGAAAGGGATCAACTCCGAATGGGACAGAGGCCACGGTCAAGCCCTAACCAAAGCGGAAGCGAAAGAGTTATTGAGATTCGCCAACAAAAACGGCTTGATGCAAACCTCGGAGCTACGACGGGCAATTTGTAACTGCGACGGCTGTTGTTGTTATCCGATTCGAGCGTCGCGGATGATCGGAGCAAGGGGCTTCTGGCCCAAGAAACTCTACAATATAGTTTGGGATGAAGGTCGTTGCGTCAATTGTAAAAAATGTACCTCCATTTGTAATTTCAGGGCTTTTATTGAAAAGGAAGGGAAGGTATTTTTTGAAAGAGAGAATTGCTGGGGGTGCGCCATCTGTAAAAGCAATTGTCCCGTAAACGCGATTTCATTGGAACGCGCGGAATAA